Proteins from a genomic interval of Pseudomonas anuradhapurensis:
- a CDS encoding symmetrical bis(5'-nucleosyl)-tetraphosphatase: MATYAVGDLQGCLQPLKCLLERVSFDPAVDRLWLVGDLVNRGPESLETLRFLYSIRQSLVCVLGNHDLHLLAVWHNVERLKKSDTLREIIEAPDADLLFDWLRQQKLLHYDEPRGIALVHAGIPPQWTLGKALALAGEVEEVLRDDSRLKQYLDGMYGNEPNKWSKNLCGVERLRVITNYLTRMRFCTAEGKLDLKSKEGLDTAPKGYKPWFAHKERRSRHVKIIFGHWAALLGQVDEPGIIALDTGCVWGGAMTLYNVDSGEYHRCDCADDGTLRQPAQPTTLNDHT, from the coding sequence ATGGCTACCTACGCTGTCGGGGATCTGCAGGGCTGCCTGCAGCCACTCAAGTGCCTGCTCGAACGCGTCAGTTTCGACCCCGCCGTCGACCGCCTGTGGCTGGTCGGCGACCTGGTCAACCGTGGCCCCGAGTCGCTGGAGACCCTGCGTTTCCTGTATTCGATCCGCCAGTCGCTGGTCTGTGTGCTGGGCAACCATGACCTGCACCTGCTGGCCGTCTGGCATAACGTCGAGCGCCTGAAGAAAAGCGACACCCTGCGCGAAATCATCGAAGCGCCCGACGCCGACCTGCTGTTCGACTGGCTGCGCCAGCAAAAGCTGCTGCACTACGACGAGCCCCGTGGCATTGCCCTGGTCCACGCCGGCATCCCACCGCAATGGACCTTGGGCAAAGCCCTGGCGCTGGCCGGTGAAGTCGAAGAGGTGCTGCGAGACGACAGCCGCCTTAAGCAGTACCTGGACGGCATGTACGGCAACGAACCGAACAAGTGGAGCAAGAACCTCTGCGGCGTCGAACGCCTGCGGGTCATCACCAACTACCTCACACGCATGCGTTTCTGCACCGCCGAGGGCAAACTCGACCTCAAGAGCAAGGAAGGCCTGGACACCGCCCCCAAAGGCTACAAGCCCTGGTTCGCCCACAAGGAGCGCCGCTCACGCCACGTGAAGATCATCTTCGGCCACTGGGCGGCCCTGCTGGGCCAGGTTGACGAACCCGGCATCATTGCCCTGGACACCGGCTGCGTATGGGGTGGCGCCATGACCCTGTATAACGTCGACAGCGGCGAATACCACCGCTGTGACTGCGCCGACGACGGCACCCTGCGCCAACCGGCACAACCCACTACACTCAACGACCACACCTGA
- the apaG gene encoding Co2+/Mg2+ efflux protein ApaG: MSDPRYQIDVSVVTRYLKEQSDPENSRFAFAYTITVQNNGSLNAKLLSRHWLITNGDGEVEEVRGAGVVGQQPNIAPGQSHTYSSGAVISTRVGTMQGSYQMFAEDGKRFDAQIAPFRLAVPGALH, translated from the coding sequence ATGTCCGACCCCCGCTATCAGATCGACGTCAGCGTCGTGACCCGCTACCTCAAAGAACAATCCGACCCCGAAAACAGTCGTTTCGCTTTCGCCTACACCATCACCGTGCAGAACAACGGCTCGCTCAACGCCAAGCTGCTGTCGCGCCACTGGCTGATCACCAACGGTGACGGCGAGGTCGAGGAAGTACGCGGTGCCGGCGTGGTCGGCCAGCAGCCCAACATCGCCCCCGGCCAGAGCCACACCTACAGCAGCGGCGCCGTCATCAGCACCCGCGTAGGCACCATGCAGGGCAGCTACCAGATGTTCGCCGAAGACGGCAAACGCTTCGATGCCCAGATCGCACCCTTCCGCCTGGCGGTGCCCGGGGCGCTGCACTGA
- a CDS encoding LPS-assembly protein LptD — protein sequence MALKSPAFRRKFPLLVTGGLLALQPLATSYVVAAEQFDCQVSASGGWDCKPKTPVNNLPPRPVHEGAAVSAGTEAANEGETADRPMLVTEAKGRALKSRSEDYSHLDWVPREKLTAAQLAETGPYCGGAYIEPTRPGMADTTPKDESPTYINAKVSKYQQEQQIATLAGDVVMRQGSMQAEADEANLYQTENRGELKGNVKIRDNGSLVVGDEAQIQLDTGEAQVDNAEYVMHKSHIRGSALYAKRGENAIIRLKDGTYTTCEPGSNAWQLKGNNITLNPATGFGTATNVTLRVKDFPVFYTPYIYFPIDDRRQSGFLPPSFSSTSDTGFMLVTPYYFNLAPNYDATLYPRYMTKRGLLMEGEFRYLTPSSEGQFGGAYLNDKNDDRKDQTDYKEQRWMVNWQHKGGLDERLMTEVDYTDISDPFYFQDLESDQIGVESKDLLNQRGALTYRGDNYQARLNVHAYEMATISKITPYDRLPQLTLNGMLPYHPGGFDFSYKTEAVRFDRDLKTGPVFNEDGQLDTTAGADGRRLDENIFGLARANGTRLNLAPSISLPLDASYGYIKPKLTYMYTKYDLDLDSEGKADLAGASQTTRDLRGDFSSTQNRDIPIFSVDSGLYFDRDTSLFGTNYRNTLEPRLFYLYVPYKDQVDIPLFDSGESLFSYESLFRENRFSGTDRIGDENKLSLGVTTRWIEENGFERQNFSIGQAYYFKDRKVQLPGIDYRTRADSQSDVSPYALLYNYYFNRDWRFNSTYNWDPDTRSPRSGSAMFHYQPEDNPNKVVNLGYRYRNDTIAYDSTTGTWKVGGGDYGTPGSPNYVKDYYKIQQHDFSVIWPLVPQWSVIARWQHDYNRNRTLEAMGGFEYDNCCWKLRLINRYWIDYDDFSQALPQNEKGDHGIFLQIVLKGLGGVVGNKVESFLDQGIQGYREREDQAY from the coding sequence ATGGCATTGAAATCCCCCGCGTTTCGTAGAAAGTTTCCGTTGCTGGTAACCGGCGGTCTGCTGGCCCTGCAACCTCTGGCCACGTCGTACGTGGTGGCAGCCGAACAGTTCGACTGCCAAGTGTCCGCCTCCGGTGGTTGGGACTGCAAGCCCAAGACCCCAGTCAACAACCTGCCGCCGCGCCCGGTGCATGAGGGTGCTGCCGTCAGCGCCGGCACCGAAGCCGCGAACGAAGGCGAAACTGCGGACCGGCCGATGCTGGTCACCGAGGCCAAGGGCCGCGCCCTGAAGTCGCGCAGCGAAGACTACAGCCACCTGGACTGGGTACCGCGAGAAAAGCTCACTGCCGCGCAGCTGGCCGAAACCGGCCCGTACTGTGGTGGCGCGTACATCGAGCCAACCCGCCCGGGCATGGCCGACACCACGCCGAAGGATGAGTCGCCGACCTACATCAATGCCAAGGTATCCAAGTACCAGCAGGAGCAGCAGATCGCTACCCTCGCCGGTGACGTGGTGATGCGCCAGGGCAGCATGCAGGCCGAGGCCGACGAGGCCAACCTCTATCAGACCGAAAACCGTGGCGAGCTCAAGGGCAACGTCAAGATCCGTGACAACGGTTCGCTGGTAGTCGGTGACGAGGCGCAGATCCAGCTTGACACTGGCGAAGCCCAGGTCGACAACGCCGAATACGTGATGCACAAGTCGCACATCCGCGGCAGTGCCCTGTACGCCAAGCGTGGCGAAAACGCCATCATCCGCCTCAAGGACGGTACGTACACCACTTGCGAACCGGGCAGCAACGCCTGGCAGCTGAAGGGCAACAACATCACCCTTAACCCGGCCACCGGCTTCGGTACCGCGACCAACGTTACGCTGCGGGTCAAGGATTTCCCGGTGTTCTACACACCGTACATCTACTTCCCGATCGACGACCGTCGCCAGTCCGGCTTCCTGCCGCCATCGTTCAGCAGCACCAGCGACACCGGCTTCATGCTGGTCACGCCGTACTACTTCAACCTGGCACCGAACTACGACGCCACGTTGTACCCGCGCTACATGACCAAGCGCGGCCTGCTGATGGAAGGCGAGTTCCGCTACCTGACGCCTTCCAGCGAAGGCCAGTTCGGTGGTGCGTACCTCAACGACAAGAACGACGACCGCAAAGACCAGACTGACTACAAAGAACAGCGCTGGATGGTCAACTGGCAGCACAAGGGCGGGCTGGACGAGCGCCTGATGACCGAGGTGGACTACACCGACATCAGCGATCCGTTCTACTTCCAGGACCTGGAGTCCGACCAGATTGGCGTAGAGTCCAAGGACTTGCTCAATCAGCGCGGCGCACTGACCTACCGTGGCGATAATTACCAGGCTCGCCTGAACGTGCACGCCTACGAAATGGCTACCATTTCGAAGATCACGCCGTATGATCGCCTGCCGCAGCTAACTCTTAACGGCATGTTGCCGTATCACCCAGGCGGTTTCGATTTCAGCTACAAGACCGAAGCCGTGCGCTTCGATCGCGATCTGAAGACCGGCCCTGTGTTCAACGAAGACGGGCAGCTGGACACCACGGCCGGTGCCGACGGGCGACGCCTTGATGAGAACATATTCGGCCTCGCCAGGGCCAACGGCACTCGCCTGAACCTCGCACCGTCGATCAGCCTGCCGTTGGACGCCAGCTACGGCTATATCAAGCCGAAGCTGACCTACATGTACACCAAGTACGACCTGGATCTGGACAGCGAAGGTAAAGCCGACCTGGCTGGCGCCTCGCAAACCACCCGTGACCTTCGTGGTGACTTCTCGAGCACCCAGAACCGTGACATCCCGATCTTCAGCGTCGACAGCGGCTTGTACTTTGACCGCGACACCTCGCTGTTCGGCACCAACTATCGCAATACCCTTGAACCGCGCCTGTTCTACCTCTACGTCCCGTACAAGGACCAGGTGGACATCCCGCTGTTCGACAGCGGTGAATCGCTGTTCAGCTACGAGTCGCTGTTCCGTGAAAACCGCTTCAGCGGTACCGACCGCATCGGTGACGAGAACAAGCTGTCGCTGGGCGTGACTACCCGCTGGATCGAAGAGAACGGTTTCGAGCGCCAGAACTTCAGCATCGGCCAGGCGTACTACTTCAAGGATCGCAAAGTCCAGCTGCCGGGTATCGACTACCGCACCCGCGCCGACTCGCAGTCCGACGTGTCGCCTTACGCGCTGCTGTACAACTACTACTTCAACCGCGACTGGCGCTTCAATTCGACCTACAACTGGGACCCGGACACCCGCAGCCCACGCTCGGGCAGCGCGATGTTCCACTACCAGCCTGAAGACAACCCGAACAAGGTGGTCAACCTCGGTTATCGCTACCGTAACGACACCATCGCCTACGACTCCACGACCGGTACCTGGAAAGTGGGCGGCGGCGACTATGGCACCCCGGGCAGTCCTAACTACGTGAAGGACTACTACAAGATCCAGCAGCATGACTTCTCGGTCATCTGGCCACTCGTTCCGCAGTGGAGCGTCATCGCGCGCTGGCAGCATGACTACAACCGCAACCGCACCCTGGAAGCCATGGGTGGTTTCGAGTACGACAACTGCTGCTGGAAGCTGCGCCTGATCAACCGTTACTGGATCGACTACGACGACTTCAGCCAGGCGCTTCCGCAGAACGAGAAAGGCGACCACGGCATCTTCCTTCAGATCGTCCTGAAGGGCCTCGGTGGTGTCGTCGGCAACAAGGTCGAATCTTTCCTCGACCAAGGCATTCAAGGTTACCGTGAACGTGAAGACCAAGCTTATTGA
- the pdxA gene encoding 4-hydroxythreonine-4-phosphate dehydrogenase PdxA: protein MKPLRFAVTPGEPAGIGPDLCLLLAADAQPHPLIAITSRDLLAERATQLGLAVKLLPVAPGQWPEQPAPAGSLYVWDTPLAAPVIPGQLDKANAAFVLQTLTRAGQGCLDGHFAGMITAPVHKGVINESGIAFSGHTEFLAELTHTAQVVMMLATHGLRVALVTTHLPLRDIADAITAERVERVTRILHADMRDKFGIANPRILVCGLNPHAGESGHLGREEIDIIEPTLARLRTEGMDLRGPLPADTLFTPKYLEHCDAVLAMYHDQGLPVLKYKGFGAAVNVTLGLPIIRTSVDHGTALDLAGTGKVDTGSLRVALDTAYQMAENRP from the coding sequence GTGAAGCCCCTGCGCTTCGCCGTCACCCCCGGCGAACCAGCCGGCATAGGTCCCGACCTGTGCCTGCTGCTCGCCGCAGACGCCCAGCCCCACCCCCTGATTGCCATCACCAGCCGTGACCTGCTCGCCGAGCGGGCCACCCAGCTGGGGCTGGCCGTCAAGCTGTTGCCGGTAGCGCCGGGCCAATGGCCCGAGCAGCCCGCACCGGCGGGTAGCCTGTACGTCTGGGACACGCCCCTGGCGGCCCCGGTAATTCCTGGCCAGCTCGACAAGGCCAATGCTGCGTTCGTGCTGCAAACCCTGACCCGCGCCGGGCAAGGCTGCCTGGACGGGCACTTCGCCGGGATGATCACCGCGCCCGTGCACAAGGGCGTCATCAACGAAAGCGGCATCGCCTTCTCCGGGCATACCGAATTCCTTGCCGAACTGACCCACACCGCACAAGTGGTGATGATGCTGGCCACCCACGGTCTGCGCGTCGCCCTGGTGACCACCCACCTGCCGCTGCGCGACATTGCCGACGCCATCACTGCCGAGCGCGTCGAACGTGTGACCCGCATCCTGCACGCAGACATGCGTGACAAGTTCGGCATTGCCAACCCGCGCATCCTGGTGTGCGGCCTCAACCCGCACGCGGGTGAAAGTGGCCACCTGGGCCGCGAGGAAATCGACATCATCGAGCCGACCCTGGCCCGCCTGCGCACCGAGGGCATGGACCTGCGCGGGCCGCTGCCGGCCGATACCCTGTTTACCCCCAAATATCTGGAGCACTGCGATGCGGTGCTGGCGATGTATCACGACCAGGGCCTGCCGGTACTCAAGTACAAAGGCTTTGGCGCAGCCGTGAACGTTACCCTGGGCCTGCCGATCATCCGCACGTCGGTTGACCACGGCACCGCCCTGGACCTTGCCGGCACTGGCAAGGTCGACACCGGCAGCCTGCGCGTCGCGCTGGACACCGCCTACCAGATGGCCGAGAACCGACCATGA
- the murU gene encoding N-acetylmuramate alpha-1-phosphate uridylyltransferase MurU: MKAMILAAGKGERMRPLTLHTPKPLVPVAGQPLIEYHLRALAAAGVNEVVINHAWLGQQIEDHLGDGSRFGLSIRYSPEGEPLETGGGIFKALPLLGDAPFLLVNGDVWTDYDFKHLQSPVQGLAHLVLVDNPGHHGRGDFRLVGGKVVDGDDAPGTLTFSGLSVLHPALFEGCQPGAFKLAPLLRQAMAAGQVSGEHYRGHWVDVGTLERLAEAERLIGERA; this comes from the coding sequence ATGAAGGCAATGATCCTGGCGGCAGGGAAAGGCGAGCGCATGCGCCCGCTGACCCTGCATACACCCAAACCGTTGGTCCCGGTCGCGGGTCAGCCCCTGATCGAGTATCACTTGCGCGCCCTGGCGGCGGCGGGCGTCAACGAGGTGGTGATCAACCATGCCTGGCTTGGCCAGCAGATCGAAGACCATCTGGGCGATGGCAGTCGCTTCGGCCTGAGCATCCGCTATTCGCCCGAGGGCGAGCCGCTGGAAACCGGCGGTGGCATCTTCAAGGCATTGCCACTGCTGGGCGACGCGCCGTTCCTGCTGGTCAACGGCGATGTCTGGACCGATTATGACTTCAAGCACCTGCAGTCTCCCGTGCAAGGCCTGGCTCACCTGGTGCTGGTCGACAACCCGGGCCACCATGGCCGTGGCGATTTCCGCCTGGTGGGCGGCAAGGTGGTGGATGGTGATGACGCCCCTGGCACGCTGACTTTCAGCGGCCTCTCGGTGTTACACCCGGCGCTGTTCGAGGGCTGCCAACCGGGTGCCTTCAAGCTCGCGCCGCTGCTGCGCCAGGCCATGGCAGCAGGGCAGGTGAGTGGCGAACACTACCGCGGGCACTGGGTGGATGTGGGAACCCTCGAGCGCCTGGCCGAAGCCGAACGCCTGATCGGCGAGCGTGCCTGA
- the surA gene encoding peptidylprolyl isomerase SurA, whose translation MKTKLIDRLRPALLGVALLSGAVHAAVQPLDRVVAIVDNDVVMQSQLDQRVREVQQTIAKRGGGMPPAGALDQQVLERLIVENLQLQIGERSGIRITDEELNQAIGTIAQRNGMSLDQFRAALARDGLSFDDAREQVKREMIISRVRQRRVAERIQVSEQEVKNFLNSDLGKMQMSEEYRLANILIPTPEAASSDDIQKAARKVGDLYQQLRQGADFGQMAIAHSASENALEGGEMGWRKAGQLPPDFAKMLSSMPVGEITQPIRIPNGFIILKLEEKRGGSENVLRDEVHVRHILIKPSEIRSEAATEQLAERLYERIKNGEDFGELAKSFSEDPGSALNGGDLNWVDPNSLVPEFREQMANATQGEVTRPFKTQYGWHVLEVLGRRATDSTEQAREQQAMNVLRNRKYDEELQTWLRQIRDEAYVEIKLPGADQAAP comes from the coding sequence GTGAAGACCAAGCTTATTGATCGACTGCGCCCAGCGCTGCTGGGCGTCGCATTGCTGAGTGGCGCGGTGCATGCCGCGGTACAACCTCTTGATCGCGTGGTGGCCATCGTCGACAACGACGTGGTCATGCAAAGCCAGCTCGACCAGCGCGTCCGCGAAGTTCAGCAAACCATCGCCAAGCGCGGAGGCGGCATGCCGCCTGCCGGCGCGCTGGACCAGCAGGTACTGGAGCGCCTGATCGTCGAGAACCTGCAATTGCAGATCGGCGAACGCTCCGGCATCCGCATCACCGATGAAGAACTGAACCAGGCGATCGGCACCATTGCCCAGCGCAATGGCATGTCGCTGGACCAGTTCCGTGCCGCCCTGGCCCGCGACGGCCTGTCGTTCGACGACGCCCGCGAGCAGGTCAAGCGCGAGATGATCATCAGCCGCGTGCGCCAGCGTCGTGTGGCCGAACGCATCCAGGTGTCCGAGCAGGAAGTGAAGAACTTCCTCAACTCCGACCTGGGCAAGATGCAGATGTCGGAAGAGTACCGCCTGGCCAACATCCTGATCCCGACGCCGGAAGCGGCCAGCTCGGACGATATCCAGAAGGCTGCACGCAAGGTCGGTGACCTGTACCAGCAACTGCGCCAGGGCGCCGATTTCGGCCAGATGGCGATTGCCCACTCGGCCAGCGAAAACGCCCTGGAAGGCGGTGAGATGGGTTGGCGCAAAGCCGGCCAGCTGCCACCGGACTTCGCCAAGATGCTCAGCAGCATGCCGGTGGGTGAAATCACCCAGCCGATCCGCATCCCCAACGGCTTCATCATCCTCAAGCTCGAGGAGAAGCGCGGCGGCAGCGAGAACGTGCTGCGTGACGAAGTGCACGTACGCCATATCCTGATCAAGCCGAGCGAAATCCGCAGCGAAGCGGCCACCGAGCAACTGGCCGAGCGCCTGTACGAGCGCATCAAGAACGGCGAGGACTTCGGCGAACTGGCGAAGAGCTTCTCGGAAGACCCGGGTTCCGCGCTCAACGGTGGCGACCTCAACTGGGTCGACCCGAACAGCCTGGTACCGGAGTTCCGCGAGCAGATGGCCAACGCTACCCAAGGCGAAGTCACCCGTCCGTTCAAGACCCAGTACGGCTGGCATGTCCTCGAAGTGCTGGGCCGCCGCGCCACCGACAGCACCGAGCAGGCTCGCGAACAGCAGGCCATGAACGTATTGCGCAACCGCAAGTACGACGAAGAGCTGCAAACCTGGCTGCGCCAGATTCGCGACGAAGCCTACGTTGAAATCAAGCTGCCTGGCGCTGACCAGGCCGCCCCGTGA
- a CDS encoding TerB family tellurite resistance protein: MWWPSTVIGAGAGFAVASIPGALLGALLGQFIDRRLRLQGWEDLRERLGGRPALQDDELLFVMLGRLAKCDGRVAEQHIQQARQEMVRLDLAEEARLRAIAAFNRGKAGKDRLGGHLRRIRQQPHAAEGTLRACWRMVWADGKMGNKERELLLEWGHKLGLSRRQVQAMSLEYEPRRAAGAREVPMTYAAALRLLAVEADTEGDKIKQAYRRLVSRHHPDKLAGTGASEAQLREATERTRELHQAYAMIRKRRGL, from the coding sequence ATGTGGTGGCCAAGCACGGTGATTGGCGCCGGTGCCGGCTTTGCCGTTGCCAGCATCCCCGGTGCCTTGCTCGGCGCATTGCTCGGTCAGTTCATTGACCGCCGCCTGCGTTTGCAGGGCTGGGAAGACCTGCGCGAACGCCTGGGCGGGCGCCCGGCCTTGCAGGATGACGAGTTGCTGTTCGTGATGCTCGGTCGCCTGGCCAAGTGCGATGGCCGGGTGGCCGAGCAGCATATCCAGCAGGCGCGTCAGGAAATGGTGCGCCTGGACCTGGCCGAAGAAGCCCGGCTGCGTGCGATTGCCGCGTTCAACCGCGGCAAGGCAGGCAAGGACCGGCTGGGTGGGCACCTGCGGCGTATCCGCCAGCAGCCACATGCGGCGGAAGGCACCTTGCGGGCCTGTTGGCGCATGGTCTGGGCCGACGGCAAGATGGGCAACAAGGAGCGCGAGTTGCTGCTGGAATGGGGGCACAAACTGGGCCTGAGCCGGCGCCAGGTCCAGGCCATGTCGCTGGAGTACGAGCCGCGCAGGGCTGCCGGTGCCCGTGAGGTACCCATGACCTACGCGGCTGCGCTGAGGCTGCTGGCAGTCGAGGCGGACACCGAAGGCGACAAGATCAAGCAGGCCTATCGGCGGCTGGTCAGCCGCCACCATCCGGACAAGCTGGCGGGCACGGGGGCGAGCGAGGCACAGTTGCGTGAAGCGACCGAGCGCACCCGCGAGTTGCACCAGGCCTATGCCATGATCCGCAAGCGGCGCGGCCTGTAA
- a CDS encoding aminoglycoside phosphotransferase family protein: MPEHDVRLQQLTVWLDEQLNDLFHRNAWGEVPAGSLTAASSDASFRRYFRWQGAGHSFVIMDAPPPQENCQPFVAIDHLLASADVHVPLIHAQDLERGFLLLGDLGHQTYLDIIDADNADSLFSDAIDALLAFQRLPMEAPLPSYDDALLRREVELFPEWYVGRELGQTFSDAQQATWQRVSQLLIDSALAQPKVLVHRDYMPRNLMQSTPNPGVLDFQDAVYGPVTYDITCLFKDAFVSWPQARVEGWLRDYWQKARAAGIPVQADFEAFQRASDLMGVQRHLKVIGIFARICHRDGKPRYLGDVPRFFAYIEEVIGRRPELAELGELIAELQAGARA, translated from the coding sequence ATGCCTGAACACGATGTACGCCTGCAACAACTGACGGTCTGGCTCGATGAGCAGCTCAATGATCTTTTCCACAGAAACGCCTGGGGCGAAGTGCCCGCAGGCAGCCTGACCGCGGCCAGCAGCGACGCCAGCTTCCGTCGGTATTTCCGCTGGCAGGGCGCTGGGCACAGCTTCGTGATCATGGATGCGCCCCCGCCACAGGAGAATTGCCAACCGTTCGTCGCCATTGACCACCTGCTGGCCAGCGCCGACGTGCACGTGCCGCTGATTCACGCTCAGGACCTGGAACGCGGCTTCCTGCTGCTGGGCGACCTGGGCCACCAGACCTACCTCGACATCATCGATGCCGACAACGCCGATAGCCTGTTCAGCGATGCCATCGACGCCCTGCTGGCCTTCCAGCGCCTGCCGATGGAAGCGCCGCTGCCGAGCTACGACGACGCCCTGTTGCGCCGCGAAGTCGAGCTGTTCCCCGAATGGTACGTGGGGCGTGAGCTTGGCCAGACCTTCAGTGACGCCCAGCAAGCCACCTGGCAGCGTGTCAGCCAGCTGCTGATCGACAGCGCCCTGGCCCAGCCCAAGGTGCTGGTGCACCGTGACTACATGCCGCGCAACCTGATGCAGAGCACGCCCAACCCCGGCGTGTTGGACTTCCAGGACGCGGTGTATGGCCCGGTCACCTACGACATCACCTGCCTGTTCAAGGACGCCTTCGTCAGTTGGCCACAGGCGCGGGTCGAAGGCTGGTTGCGTGATTACTGGCAAAAGGCGCGGGCTGCCGGTATCCCGGTGCAGGCTGACTTCGAGGCATTCCAGCGCGCCAGCGACCTGATGGGGGTGCAGCGCCATCTGAAGGTGATCGGCATCTTTGCCCGAATCTGCCATCGCGATGGCAAACCGCGCTACCTGGGCGACGTGCCGCGTTTCTTCGCCTATATAGAAGAAGTGATCGGTCGCCGGCCCGAATTGGCGGAGCTGGGCGAACTGATTGCCGAGTTGCAGGCCGGAGCGCGTGCATGA
- the glpE gene encoding thiosulfate sulfurtransferase GlpE: MSEFKRIPPEQALELRKQPGAVVVDIRDSQAFAAGHITGAKHLDNHSVAEFIRNADLDAPTLVVCYHGNSSQSAAAYLVNQGFSDVYSVDGGFELWRATYPAETAQGAAE; encoded by the coding sequence ATGAGCGAATTCAAGCGCATCCCTCCCGAGCAGGCCTTGGAGCTTCGCAAGCAACCAGGTGCGGTGGTCGTCGACATTCGCGACTCCCAGGCTTTCGCCGCCGGCCACATTACCGGTGCCAAGCATCTGGATAACCATTCGGTCGCCGAGTTCATCCGCAATGCCGACCTCGATGCCCCGACCCTGGTGGTGTGCTACCACGGCAACTCCAGCCAGAGCGCCGCAGCCTACCTGGTCAACCAAGGGTTCTCCGACGTTTACAGTGTCGACGGCGGCTTCGAGCTGTGGCGCGCCACCTACCCGGCCGAGACCGCCCAGGGCGCTGCCGAATAA
- the rsmA gene encoding 16S rRNA (adenine(1518)-N(6)/adenine(1519)-N(6))-dimethyltransferase RsmA produces the protein MNEQYQHRARKRFGQNFLHDAGIIDRILRAINAKAGEHLLEIGPGQGALTEGLLGSGAQLDVVELDKDLVPILQHKFANRSNFRLHQGDALKFDFNQLGVPARSLKVVGNLPYNISTPLIFHLLSHAGLIRDMHFMLQKEVVERMAAGPGGGDWGRLSIMVQYHCRVEHLFNVGPGAFNPPPKVDSAIVRLVPHEVLPHPAKDAKLLEQVVREAFNQRRKTLRNTMKGLLDSAAIEAAGVDGSLRPEQLDLAAFVRLADQLADQQA, from the coding sequence ATGAACGAGCAATACCAACACCGGGCGCGCAAGCGCTTCGGCCAGAACTTCCTGCACGACGCCGGCATCATCGACCGCATCCTGCGTGCCATCAACGCCAAGGCTGGTGAACACCTGCTGGAAATCGGCCCGGGCCAGGGCGCCTTGACCGAAGGCCTGCTGGGCAGCGGCGCACAGCTGGACGTGGTGGAACTGGACAAGGACCTGGTGCCGATCCTGCAGCACAAGTTCGCCAACCGCAGCAACTTCCGCCTGCACCAGGGCGACGCCCTGAAGTTCGACTTCAACCAGCTGGGCGTGCCAGCGCGCAGCCTGAAGGTAGTAGGCAACCTGCCCTACAACATTTCCACCCCGCTGATCTTCCACCTGCTCAGCCATGCCGGGCTGATCCGCGACATGCATTTCATGTTGCAGAAGGAAGTGGTCGAGCGCATGGCCGCCGGCCCTGGCGGTGGCGACTGGGGGCGCTTGTCGATCATGGTGCAGTACCACTGCCGTGTGGAGCATCTGTTCAATGTGGGCCCAGGTGCCTTCAACCCGCCACCAAAAGTGGATTCGGCCATCGTCCGCCTGGTACCGCACGAAGTGCTGCCGCACCCGGCCAAGGATGCAAAGCTGCTGGAGCAGGTGGTACGCGAAGCCTTCAACCAGCGCCGCAAGACCCTGCGCAACACCATGAAAGGCCTGCTCGACAGCGCGGCCATCGAGGCTGCGGGTGTGGACGGCAGCCTGCGCCCTGAACAGCTGGACCTGGCGGCCTTCGTGCGCCTGGCTGACCAACTGGCCGATCAGCAAGCCTGA